One Edaphobacter lichenicola DNA window includes the following coding sequences:
- a CDS encoding LptF/LptG family permease, with amino-acid sequence MRIITRYILREVISHALLGGALFTFVIFMRDLGRILDFVVRDSATMGDVARIILFTLPPALTVTIPMAVLVGILLGLSRLAADSEITAMRASGMGAIDFVRIVSIVSAVALALGLFNSLYLAPRAASGLIALGESLKSSQASFEVQPRVFYEEFKDRVLYIQDASPAAGAALWHHVFLADLTEPADPHITTADQAIVVNGTPNSPDAQTIRLHLLNGGQHDTSSTDPNQYNISTFTSTDVPIETEAPEEAHLGRVNTPIQALSLPELWRRAKAAQATSGHESSIYRIEFNKRFSYPFACLVLMLVGVPLGISSKRGGKSTGFVLTILLVFIYYFLSSVGVAFAQSGKLSPFLGVWGANLLFAAAGALLLYQMSRGGIALSLVSTVGVWLGKLITRLTSNGHESANARSNHDVATLLRRFRSIVRIQFPLLLDDYVMREYATNFAIVLSSFSTLFLIFTFFELIGPIFKNRTPLITVGEYLVTLIPYILYNITPLCALVAVLVTFGSLSRTSELTAMKSSGISLYRIITPVLIVTILISAGLFVFDELYLPAANRRQEALLSIIKDKPTQTFSRPDRQWISGQTNNAGEPSRIFYYQYFNAEKDTFANLTVFEFDPASFTLQRRIFAATAQWDPKVNNWVFDNGWQRTFSGETIASYQPFTVATFPEIREQPTYFKKEYIPSQEMSYTELSRYITDLKQSGFDTKRLSVQLNKKIAYPLITLVMAILAIPFALSMGKKGSLTGIATAIGLAITYWVVALIFESLGNVNTLPAVLAAWTPDLLFGITGTYLLLRTPT; translated from the coding sequence ATGCGCATCATCACCCGCTACATCCTCCGCGAAGTAATCTCGCACGCCCTCCTCGGCGGAGCACTCTTTACCTTTGTCATCTTCATGCGCGACCTGGGGCGCATCCTCGACTTCGTCGTCCGCGACTCCGCCACCATGGGAGACGTCGCACGCATCATCCTCTTCACCCTCCCCCCAGCCCTCACCGTCACCATCCCCATGGCCGTCCTGGTCGGCATCCTTCTCGGTCTCTCCCGCCTCGCCGCCGACAGCGAGATCACCGCCATGCGTGCCAGCGGCATGGGTGCCATCGACTTCGTCCGCATCGTCTCCATCGTCTCCGCCGTCGCCCTCGCGCTCGGCCTCTTCAACTCCCTCTACCTCGCCCCCCGCGCCGCCTCCGGCCTCATCGCCTTAGGCGAATCTCTAAAGTCCTCGCAAGCCTCCTTCGAGGTCCAGCCCCGCGTCTTCTACGAAGAGTTCAAAGACCGCGTTCTCTACATCCAGGACGCCAGCCCCGCAGCCGGAGCCGCTCTCTGGCATCACGTCTTCCTCGCCGACCTCACCGAGCCGGCCGACCCGCACATCACCACCGCCGACCAGGCCATCGTCGTCAACGGCACCCCCAACTCGCCCGACGCCCAGACCATCCGCCTTCACCTGCTCAACGGCGGCCAGCACGACACCTCCTCCACCGACCCCAACCAATACAACATCTCCACCTTCACCAGCACCGACGTCCCCATCGAGACCGAAGCCCCCGAAGAAGCCCATCTCGGCCGCGTCAACACCCCCATCCAGGCACTCTCCCTTCCCGAACTCTGGCGTCGCGCCAAAGCCGCCCAGGCCACCAGCGGCCACGAGTCCTCCATCTACCGCATCGAGTTCAACAAGCGCTTCTCCTACCCCTTCGCCTGTCTCGTCCTCATGCTCGTCGGCGTTCCGCTCGGCATCTCGTCCAAGCGCGGAGGCAAATCCACCGGCTTCGTCCTCACCATCCTCCTCGTCTTCATCTACTACTTCCTCTCCTCCGTAGGAGTCGCCTTCGCACAATCAGGCAAGCTCTCGCCCTTCCTCGGCGTCTGGGGAGCGAACCTTCTCTTCGCCGCCGCCGGTGCGCTTCTCCTCTATCAAATGTCCCGCGGAGGCATCGCCCTCAGCCTCGTCTCCACCGTCGGCGTCTGGCTCGGCAAGCTCATCACCCGCCTCACCAGCAACGGCCACGAATCCGCCAACGCCCGCTCCAACCACGACGTCGCCACCCTCCTCCGCCGCTTCCGCAGCATCGTGCGCATCCAGTTCCCTCTTCTGCTCGACGACTACGTCATGCGCGAGTACGCCACCAACTTCGCCATCGTCCTCAGCTCCTTCTCCACCCTCTTCCTCATCTTCACCTTCTTCGAGCTCATCGGGCCCATCTTCAAAAACCGCACCCCACTCATCACCGTAGGCGAATACCTCGTCACGCTCATCCCCTACATCCTCTACAACATCACGCCCCTCTGCGCGCTCGTCGCCGTCCTTGTCACCTTCGGCTCCCTCAGCCGCACCTCCGAGCTCACCGCAATGAAGTCCAGCGGCATCAGCCTCTACCGCATCATCACGCCAGTCCTCATCGTCACCATCCTCATCTCCGCCGGCCTCTTCGTCTTCGACGAGCTCTACCTCCCCGCCGCCAACCGCCGCCAGGAAGCTCTCCTCTCCATCATCAAAGACAAGCCCACCCAAACCTTCTCGCGCCCAGACCGCCAGTGGATCTCCGGCCAGACCAACAACGCCGGCGAACCCTCCCGCATCTTCTACTACCAGTACTTCAACGCGGAAAAAGACACCTTCGCCAACCTCACCGTCTTCGAGTTCGACCCAGCCTCATTCACACTTCAACGACGCATCTTCGCCGCAACCGCCCAATGGGACCCCAAAGTCAACAACTGGGTCTTCGACAACGGCTGGCAGCGCACCTTCTCCGGCGAAACCATCGCCAGCTACCAGCCCTTCACCGTAGCCACCTTCCCCGAGATCCGCGAGCAACCCACCTACTTCAAAAAGGAGTACATCCCCTCGCAGGAGATGAGCTACACCGAGCTCTCCCGCTACATCACCGATCTCAAGCAATCCGGCTTCGACACCAAGCGCCTCAGCGTCCAGCTCAACAAAAAGATCGCCTACCCACTCATCACCCTGGTCATGGCCATCCTCGCCATACCCTTCGCCTTATCCATGGGTAAAAAAGGCTCCCTCACCGGCATCGCTACTGCCATTGGCCTCGCCATCACCTACTGGGTCGTCGCGCTCATCTTCGAGTCCCTCGGCAACGTCAACACCCTACCCGCAGTCCTCGCCGCCTGGACGCCCGATCTCCTCTTCGGCATCACCGGCACCTACCTCCTCCTCCGCACACCCACGTAA
- a CDS encoding SRPBCC family protein, whose protein sequence is MATLELEQKKDDGRESSALKLELTRVIRASRAKVYEAWTRPEILQKWHAPGDMNFVSATLDVREGGTYEVLSQGMMCAKEGMTEEERKRQVAVRGEYLRVIPNELLQFTWNGSWAPTETSMVTVFLRDVEGGTEIRLRHEQFATEGSRDGHAMGWESLFNKLAAAIEA, encoded by the coding sequence ATGGCAACTCTGGAACTGGAACAGAAGAAGGATGATGGGCGTGAGAGCAGCGCTTTGAAGCTTGAGTTGACGCGAGTGATCCGGGCGAGCCGGGCAAAGGTCTACGAGGCGTGGACGCGGCCGGAGATTCTGCAGAAATGGCATGCGCCGGGAGATATGAACTTTGTGAGCGCCACGCTCGATGTGCGTGAGGGAGGAACTTACGAAGTTTTATCGCAGGGGATGATGTGTGCCAAGGAGGGGATGACGGAGGAAGAGAGAAAACGTCAGGTAGCTGTTCGCGGGGAGTATCTAAGGGTAATTCCGAACGAGCTGCTGCAGTTTACGTGGAACGGAAGTTGGGCTCCGACGGAGACCTCGATGGTGACGGTGTTTCTGAGAGATGTCGAGGGCGGAACGGAGATTCGGTTGCGGCATGAACAGTTCGCTACGGAAGGCTCGCGAGATGGTCATGCGATGGGCTGGGAGAGCTTGTTTAACAAGCTGGCCGCAGCTATCGAGGCCTGA
- a CDS encoding ArsR/SmtB family transcription factor, giving the protein MVESTVALDSVFHALSDATRRAILRDVSREAKTVGEIAGPYSMSLAAVSKHLQVLERAELVRREKKGNYRFVWLNADTLRAAQEWLAYYETFWTGQLDALQNYLETAETPGEDVRNGNSGTGTEEG; this is encoded by the coding sequence ATGGTTGAATCAACGGTTGCTTTGGATTCTGTGTTTCATGCTCTGTCGGACGCTACGCGTCGGGCGATTTTGCGGGATGTTAGCCGGGAGGCGAAGACTGTTGGGGAGATTGCTGGGCCCTACAGCATGTCGCTGGCGGCCGTTTCGAAGCATCTGCAGGTGCTGGAACGGGCGGAGCTGGTTCGGCGGGAGAAGAAGGGCAACTACCGGTTCGTGTGGTTGAACGCGGATACTTTACGGGCGGCGCAGGAGTGGCTTGCCTACTACGAAACCTTCTGGACGGGCCAGTTGGATGCCCTTCAGAATTACCTGGAGACGGCGGAGACGCCGGGAGAGGATGTGCGGAATGGCAACTCTGGAACTGGAACAGAAGAAGGATGA
- a CDS encoding FKBP-type peptidyl-prolyl cis-trans isomerase, which translates to MTAKLSSIALLAALTTAATAQTTPKATTTTPHHTTTAAKTSATPPNIPKVVGLPRPLYTLRYIDTKIGTGAPAEERKYYTVHYTGWLTNGTKFDSSFDHPGGEPITFPYGAHRVIMGWDTGFQGMHIGGKRRLFVPYQLAYGESGRPPVIPAKADLIFDVELVSMSDTPPQPKTPPAAPTAPESPQKTVPTTPSTPTTPTTPSTQTTPTTPTTQTTPTTQTTPTTPTAPSTPTTPTTNPPHPETL; encoded by the coding sequence ATGACTGCAAAGCTCTCCTCGATCGCCCTCCTGGCCGCTCTAACCACCGCCGCCACCGCCCAAACCACCCCGAAGGCAACAACGACCACCCCGCACCACACCACCACCGCCGCAAAAACCTCCGCCACGCCTCCCAACATCCCCAAGGTAGTCGGCCTCCCCAGACCCCTCTACACGCTCCGGTACATCGACACCAAGATCGGCACCGGCGCACCCGCCGAAGAGCGCAAGTACTACACAGTCCACTACACCGGCTGGCTCACCAACGGCACCAAGTTCGACTCCTCCTTCGACCACCCAGGTGGCGAGCCGATCACCTTCCCCTACGGCGCACACCGCGTCATCATGGGCTGGGACACAGGTTTTCAGGGCATGCATATCGGAGGAAAGCGCCGCCTGTTCGTCCCATACCAGTTGGCCTACGGCGAATCTGGCCGTCCCCCCGTCATCCCGGCCAAAGCGGACCTCATCTTCGACGTCGAACTAGTCTCCATGTCCGACACGCCGCCCCAACCCAAGACACCTCCTGCCGCACCAACTGCGCCCGAATCCCCTCAAAAGACCGTACCGACTACTCCGTCGACTCCAACCACTCCGACTACTCCGTCGACTCAAACCACCCCGACAACCCCAACGACTCAAACTACGCCGACAACTCAAACCACCCCAACCACACCAACTGCTCCAAGTACCCCAACCACTCCAACCACCAATCCTCCGCACCCTGAGACCCTATAA
- a CDS encoding ABC transporter ATP-binding protein: MLERLKPLAPYLRRYWKNLAWGGVAVILYNTIKVLIPIVIGHAIDDMQHGITETKVVHHTLRLLLIAVLSAIFLYITRQVIIGASREIEFDLRNDLFSNLERQAPSFYHTTRTGDIMARTTNDLNAVRQLLGPAIMYSANTIVFTAAALPFMYRISPRLTFFAFVPLPMASVLVQYFGNRIHRRFERIQAMFSDISAKAQENFSGARLIRAFAQEDAEIDSFETANLEYIKRSLHLVRLMAMLWPTLEFVLGLSLMITLLVGGHEVVSHHISVGQFTSFNVYMVQLTWPMIAVGWVVNLFQRGTASVVRIDELLKQQPAITDQDVTPQQLRRFEDAEEITGDIEFRNLTFAYPDAPAVLKDINLRIPAGSSLAIVGPTGSGKSTLVGLIPRLHDAAPGMVLVDGEPIRSYPLADIRRQIGFVPQETFLFSDTIRQNIAFGRPDASEKQIQDAASVAHIGNEILEFPKGFETMVGERGITLSGGQKQRTAIARAIIREPRILILDDALASVDTYTEERILNGLRQGMGTRTTIFISHRISTARNADQIAVLVAGRIAELGTHEELIARNGYYTSLFEKQRLEEELAVAT, encoded by the coding sequence ATGTTGGAACGACTTAAACCGCTAGCACCCTACCTCAGGCGATACTGGAAGAATCTCGCCTGGGGCGGGGTTGCAGTCATCCTCTACAACACCATCAAGGTGCTCATCCCCATCGTCATCGGCCACGCCATCGACGACATGCAGCACGGCATCACCGAAACCAAAGTCGTCCACCACACCCTTCGCCTGCTCCTCATCGCGGTCCTCTCCGCGATCTTCCTCTACATCACCCGCCAGGTCATCATCGGTGCCTCCCGCGAGATCGAGTTCGACCTCCGCAACGACCTCTTCAGCAACCTTGAGCGCCAGGCCCCCAGCTTCTATCACACCACCCGCACCGGCGACATCATGGCGCGCACCACCAACGACCTCAACGCCGTCCGCCAGCTCCTCGGCCCTGCGATCATGTACAGCGCTAACACCATCGTCTTCACCGCGGCCGCGTTGCCCTTCATGTACCGCATCAGCCCCCGGCTCACCTTCTTCGCCTTCGTCCCTCTCCCCATGGCCTCGGTGCTTGTCCAGTACTTCGGCAACCGCATCCACCGCCGCTTCGAGCGCATCCAGGCCATGTTCTCCGACATCTCCGCCAAGGCCCAGGAGAACTTCTCCGGCGCCCGCCTCATCCGAGCCTTCGCGCAGGAAGACGCCGAGATCGACTCCTTCGAGACCGCCAACCTCGAGTACATCAAACGCAGCCTTCATCTCGTCCGCCTCATGGCCATGCTCTGGCCCACGCTCGAATTCGTCCTCGGCCTCTCGCTGATGATCACACTGCTGGTAGGCGGCCACGAGGTCGTATCCCATCACATCTCCGTAGGCCAGTTCACCTCGTTTAACGTCTACATGGTGCAGCTCACCTGGCCCATGATCGCCGTAGGCTGGGTCGTCAACCTCTTCCAGCGCGGCACCGCCTCAGTCGTCCGCATCGACGAGCTCCTCAAGCAGCAACCAGCCATCACCGATCAGGACGTCACCCCGCAACAACTCCGTCGCTTCGAAGACGCAGAAGAGATCACAGGCGACATCGAGTTCCGCAATCTAACCTTCGCCTACCCCGACGCGCCTGCGGTCTTGAAGGACATCAACCTCCGTATCCCCGCCGGATCCTCTCTAGCCATCGTCGGCCCCACGGGCTCCGGAAAATCAACCCTCGTCGGCCTCATACCACGCCTGCACGACGCAGCTCCCGGCATGGTCCTGGTAGACGGCGAACCCATCCGCTCCTACCCCCTCGCCGACATCCGCCGCCAGATCGGCTTCGTCCCGCAAGAGACCTTCCTCTTCTCCGACACCATCCGCCAGAACATCGCCTTCGGCAGACCCGACGCCTCCGAGAAGCAGATCCAGGACGCAGCCAGCGTCGCGCACATCGGCAACGAGATCCTCGAGTTCCCCAAAGGCTTCGAAACCATGGTAGGCGAGCGCGGAATCACCCTCTCCGGCGGTCAGAAGCAACGCACCGCCATCGCCCGCGCCATCATCCGCGAGCCACGCATCCTCATCCTCGACGACGCCCTCGCCAGCGTAGACACCTACACCGAAGAGCGCATCCTCAACGGCCTCCGTCAAGGCATGGGCACCCGCACCACCATCTTCATCTCCCACCGAATCTCAACCGCCCGCAACGCCGATCAGATCGCCGTCCTCGTAGCCGGCCGTATCGCAGAGCTAGGGACCCACGAAGAACTCATCGCGCGCAATGGCTACTACACCAGCCTCTTCGAAAAGCAGCGCCTCGAAGAAGAACTAGCCGTAGCCACGTAG
- the fliS gene encoding flagellar export chaperone FliS yields the protein MSERNYQQQSLAGATGVEQIVALYDGTVRFLYRAMQCVEEDDVRGRRIAVKKVLDILTYLQARLRPDLGGTVAASLADFYATMFTMTLEASHLESKEQFEEVIGFVRNVRQAWMVVARDPEAGKVLPRELRTREERFVPQAEVYAPAGEAAASGWSA from the coding sequence ATGAGCGAAAGAAACTATCAGCAGCAGTCTTTGGCGGGCGCAACCGGAGTCGAGCAGATCGTTGCGCTTTACGATGGTACGGTTCGGTTTCTTTATCGGGCGATGCAGTGTGTGGAGGAGGACGACGTTCGGGGGCGGCGCATCGCGGTGAAGAAGGTGCTGGATATCCTGACGTATCTTCAGGCGCGGCTGCGTCCGGATCTGGGTGGAACGGTGGCTGCTTCGCTGGCAGACTTCTACGCGACGATGTTCACGATGACACTGGAGGCGTCGCATCTGGAGTCGAAGGAGCAGTTTGAAGAGGTGATTGGGTTTGTTCGCAATGTTCGTCAGGCATGGATGGTAGTGGCACGCGATCCGGAGGCCGGCAAGGTGCTGCCGAGAGAGCTGCGGACGCGGGAGGAGCGGTTTGTTCCGCAGGCGGAGGTGTATGCGCCTGCTGGCGAGGCTGCGGCTTCGGGTTGGTCGGCTTGA
- the fliD gene encoding flagellar filament capping protein FliD, which yields MGTVGLSFGSATSGQGFDVASTVTAIQASEQAIETPWNNQLTTLKAQDTVFSGLGTDLGSLTTALQALTDFNGVFAEKLGSSSNTDLLSLTSAGSSAVAGSHTVTITQLAQTSSDVSTAIPSASDTLTGTVTIQGKVFDTGTSGSNTLTGLASAINSAAIGVKASVITDSSGSRLSLVSGTSGAAGQLATITSTLADGGTSITFPGPPNSGQQGQDAQITLDGVQVTSPSNTVTGAISGVTFQLLSSASPGTQVQVQVTDNTTDIGTAVSNFVSAYNTVIKDINTEETNSSTGTAPALLGSPILAQLQSQLTGALFGGSASGSINNFGQLGISMNNDGTLTLDSSTLTSALSSNLSDVTGFFQNSGSFGQTLTTAVNNLGTQAPNGAIYLAQQQNAAQEKALNADITNENTLLSEQKTQLTNELNAANQILQSIPSQLNQVNEIYSAVTGFNQNPR from the coding sequence ATGGGTACAGTTGGATTAAGTTTCGGATCGGCGACGAGCGGCCAGGGGTTTGACGTAGCGTCAACCGTCACGGCGATTCAGGCGTCGGAACAGGCGATTGAAACTCCGTGGAATAATCAACTGACTACGTTAAAGGCCCAGGATACGGTCTTCAGCGGGCTTGGGACTGACCTTGGAAGCCTCACGACAGCCTTGCAGGCGCTTACGGATTTTAACGGAGTCTTTGCGGAGAAGTTGGGATCGAGTTCTAATACCGATTTGTTAAGTCTCACCTCTGCCGGTTCGTCGGCTGTGGCCGGTAGTCACACGGTCACGATTACCCAATTGGCGCAGACCTCATCAGATGTTTCGACCGCGATTCCGAGTGCCAGCGATACCCTTACCGGCACCGTGACGATTCAGGGCAAAGTGTTTGACACCGGCACCAGCGGCAGCAATACGCTTACGGGCCTGGCTTCCGCGATCAACTCGGCTGCCATCGGTGTCAAAGCGAGTGTGATTACGGATTCTTCCGGGTCGCGGCTCTCGCTTGTAAGCGGAACCAGCGGTGCGGCTGGACAGCTGGCCACCATCACCAGCACCCTGGCCGATGGTGGCACCAGCATAACGTTTCCAGGTCCTCCCAATAGCGGCCAGCAGGGACAAGACGCTCAAATAACCTTGGATGGAGTTCAGGTCACGAGTCCGTCCAACACGGTGACCGGAGCGATCTCCGGGGTGACCTTTCAGCTGCTTTCGTCTGCCTCTCCGGGAACGCAGGTACAAGTGCAGGTTACCGACAACACGACAGACATAGGAACGGCTGTGAGTAACTTCGTCTCCGCCTATAACACGGTGATCAAGGACATTAATACCGAGGAGACGAATAGCTCTACTGGCACTGCTCCAGCTCTTCTGGGGAGTCCGATATTGGCTCAGTTGCAGAGCCAGCTTACAGGGGCGCTCTTCGGAGGGTCGGCGAGCGGCTCGATCAACAATTTTGGCCAGTTGGGAATCAGTATGAACAATGACGGGACTCTGACGCTGGACTCGAGTACGCTCACCAGCGCGCTCAGTTCGAATCTCTCCGACGTTACCGGGTTTTTTCAGAATTCAGGCAGCTTCGGCCAGACGCTCACAACGGCGGTGAATAATCTCGGCACGCAGGCTCCCAATGGCGCGATCTATCTTGCGCAGCAGCAGAATGCAGCACAGGAGAAGGCGCTGAATGCAGACATCACTAACGAAAATACATTGCTGTCGGAGCAGAAGACACAGCTTACGAATGAGCTGAATGCTGCGAACCAGATCCTGCAGTCCATTCCCAGCCAACTGAACCAGGTGAATGAGATTTACAGCGCCGTTACCGGCTTCAACCAGAATCCGAGATAA
- a CDS encoding flagellin, giving the protein MSLGILTNVAATYAENNLNQTQGSLQNVLQQLSSGSRINSGADDAAGLSVADGLHANEAALTQSAQNAQNGVGLLQTADGALSQVTNLLDRATTLATEAQNGGLTAAQTTAANTEFQSIVTEIGNIGTATNFNSNAVFSAAATNFVVTDGTATGTTTIAATTGALTTASVGTATGGGAGATLSGLSLVTGAAAALAAVNSAITDVSNQRGAIGANINQLNAAANVASTEEVNLSSAESSIRSTNYGQATSDLAKFQVLSQTGISALAQANSVQQEILKLLQ; this is encoded by the coding sequence ATGTCCTTGGGCATTCTTACCAACGTTGCAGCAACCTATGCAGAGAACAACCTCAACCAGACACAGGGCAGTCTCCAGAATGTCCTTCAACAGCTCTCTTCTGGCTCTCGCATCAACAGCGGGGCGGACGACGCGGCCGGCCTTTCGGTTGCTGACGGTCTTCATGCCAACGAAGCGGCTCTGACCCAGTCGGCCCAGAATGCCCAGAACGGTGTTGGCTTGCTGCAGACCGCTGATGGCGCTCTGTCGCAGGTGACGAACCTGCTGGACCGGGCGACGACGCTGGCGACCGAGGCGCAGAACGGCGGCTTGACGGCTGCTCAGACGACTGCGGCGAATACGGAGTTTCAAAGCATCGTTACTGAAATTGGCAATATCGGCACGGCTACAAACTTCAACAGCAACGCGGTCTTCTCGGCAGCTGCGACGAACTTCGTCGTGACCGACGGGACGGCAACCGGAACTACGACGATTGCTGCTACGACCGGTGCGTTGACCACAGCGAGTGTCGGTACGGCAACCGGAGGCGGTGCGGGAGCGACTCTCTCCGGCTTGTCCCTGGTGACGGGCGCGGCTGCTGCTCTGGCTGCGGTGAACTCTGCTATCACCGACGTGTCGAACCAGCGTGGTGCGATCGGCGCGAACATCAACCAGTTGAACGCCGCTGCGAACGTTGCAAGCACCGAAGAGGTGAATCTCTCGTCTGCTGAGAGCAGCATCCGTTCGACCAACTACGGTCAGGCGACCAGCGATCTGGCGAAGTTCCAGGTGCTGAGCCAGACCGGTATCAGCGCTTTGGCCCAGGCCAACAGCGTGCAGCAGGAGATTCTGAAACTGCTGCAGTAA
- a CDS encoding flagellar FlbD family protein — MIELTRLNGSPLAVNCDLIKYAEASPDTVLTLITGEKLIVLEPCSQVSQLTLEFRAAVLRQAWPEAAPALIARSAHDADQQLRNADKNQDRKASHE; from the coding sequence ATGATCGAACTGACACGCCTCAACGGTAGTCCTCTCGCCGTAAACTGCGACCTCATCAAATACGCCGAAGCCTCACCCGACACCGTCCTCACCTTAATCACCGGCGAAAAGCTCATCGTCCTCGAGCCCTGCAGCCAGGTCTCGCAGCTCACCCTCGAGTTCCGCGCCGCCGTCCTTCGCCAGGCCTGGCCCGAGGCCGCACCGGCTCTCATCGCAAGATCCGCGCACGACGCCGACCAGCAGCTTCGCAACGCAGACAAGAATCAAGACCGCAAAGCCTCTCACGAATAA
- a CDS encoding flagellar motor protein has protein sequence MDIASIGGIALALIGILAGMMVEGGSIAQITQPTAAMIVIGGTLGAVMLQFPMNIFLAAIKAAAKVFLHKGSNGEATLAQIVAFANKARRSGIVSLDADLSTVTDPFLRQALMLAVDGTEPSEVRKIMQLELDNKSEIEEKIPAVFEAAGGYSPTVGIIGAVLGLIQVMKNLSNIDEVGRGIAVAFVATIYGVAMANLICLPAAGKLKFRHREEQMIKEMMLEGVISILEGMNPRMIETKLRTYLFDSHPPKPGKATEVGA, from the coding sequence ATGGACATCGCCAGCATTGGTGGCATCGCTCTCGCCCTCATCGGCATTCTCGCCGGCATGATGGTCGAAGGCGGCAGCATCGCCCAGATCACCCAGCCCACCGCGGCCATGATCGTCATCGGGGGCACACTCGGCGCCGTCATGCTCCAGTTTCCGATGAACATCTTCCTCGCCGCCATCAAGGCCGCCGCAAAAGTCTTCCTCCACAAAGGATCGAACGGCGAAGCCACGCTCGCTCAAATCGTAGCCTTCGCCAACAAGGCCCGCAGAAGCGGCATCGTCTCCCTCGACGCCGACCTCTCCACCGTCACCGATCCCTTTCTCCGCCAGGCTCTCATGCTCGCCGTCGACGGCACCGAACCCTCCGAAGTCCGCAAGATCATGCAGCTCGAGCTCGACAACAAATCCGAGATCGAAGAAAAGATCCCCGCTGTCTTCGAGGCCGCCGGCGGTTACTCTCCCACAGTCGGCATCATCGGCGCGGTCCTTGGACTCATCCAGGTCATGAAGAACCTCTCCAACATCGATGAGGTCGGCCGCGGCATCGCCGTCGCCTTCGTCGCCACCATCTACGGCGTCGCCATGGCAAACCTCATCTGCCTTCCCGCCGCAGGCAAGCTCAAATTCCGTCACCGCGAAGAACAGATGATCAAAGAGATGATGCTCGAAGGCGTCATCTCTATCCTCGAAGGCATGAACCCACGCATGATCGAGACCAAGCTCCGCACCTACCTCTTCGACTCGCATCCACCCAAACCCGGCAAAGCCACAGAGGTTGGCGCATGA
- a CDS encoding flagellar motor protein MotB, which translates to MSKKKHPEHVNHERWLVSYADFITLLFAFFVVLFASSQSDKKKQLKLSEAMQTAFTPLGTFDAHSKTPPLTDINASAITNSIPSPIVRPLPAASSTESPQETLEETEARLRKLIAEQVAAGGIPPGGIAMRITPDGLVISLHEAGFFPSGSAEVRPASIPMISILANTLPVGPLRVEGHTDNVPIHTVQFASNWELSTARSTAIARLLLEHGPIDPANLAAAGYAEFHPVASNDTEDGRTQNRRVDIILLRKQAASQ; encoded by the coding sequence ATGAGCAAAAAGAAACATCCCGAACACGTCAACCACGAGCGCTGGCTGGTCTCTTACGCAGACTTCATCACGCTGCTCTTCGCCTTCTTCGTCGTCCTCTTCGCCTCCAGCCAGTCGGACAAGAAGAAGCAGCTCAAGCTCTCCGAGGCCATGCAGACCGCCTTCACCCCCCTCGGCACCTTCGACGCCCACTCGAAGACGCCGCCGCTCACCGACATCAACGCCTCCGCCATCACCAACTCCATCCCCTCGCCGATCGTGCGTCCCCTCCCCGCAGCGAGCAGCACAGAGAGCCCACAGGAAACGTTGGAAGAGACCGAAGCCCGCCTGCGCAAACTCATCGCCGAACAGGTCGCCGCCGGTGGCATCCCTCCCGGCGGCATCGCCATGCGCATCACCCCCGATGGCCTCGTCATCTCCCTTCACGAAGCCGGCTTCTTCCCCTCCGGCTCCGCAGAGGTCCGCCCGGCATCGATCCCCATGATCTCGATCCTCGCCAACACACTGCCAGTTGGCCCACTCCGCGTCGAAGGCCACACCGACAACGTTCCCATTCACACCGTGCAGTTCGCCAGCAACTGGGAGCTCTCCACCGCACGCTCCACCGCCATCGCGCGCCTGCTCCTCGAACACGGCCCCATCGACCCCGCCAACCTCGCCGCCGCCGGCTACGCCGAGTTTCACCCCGTCGCCAGCAACGACACCGAAGACGGACGCACCCAGAACCGCCGAGTCGACATCATCCTCTTGCGAAAGCAGGCAGCTTCACAATAA